The following coding sequences lie in one Arachis hypogaea cultivar Tifrunner chromosome 4, arahy.Tifrunner.gnm2.J5K5, whole genome shotgun sequence genomic window:
- the LOC112794605 gene encoding protein DETOXIFICATION 18-like has translation MLASNSNNSFHDTATTITPPVLLGNREGGEDTQQQQERHESPPVLLGNREGGEDTQQQQQERHESWWKEAKRQLLFSLPMILTNLFYNLITLVSVMLAGHLGNLQLAGSTLANSWFSGTGVSLMVGLSGTLETLCGQGFGAKEYQMLGIYLQSSCIISLVFSIIISMIWFYTQHILVLLHQSQDIAKTAALYLKFLFPGLFAYGFLQNILRFLQTQSVVTPLAILSAIPLLIHIGIAYALVEKTGLGFVGAPISASISLWIAIVLLALYVMFGKKFKLTWKGFSTQSFHYVLPSLKLALPSAAMVCLEYWAFEVLIFLAGLMPDSEITTSLMAICANTEFIASMITYGLSAAASTRVSNELGAGHPNRANRAMRVTLTLSVLLGLCFVLTLVTGHNIWIQMFSSNSKIREEFASITPLLAIAILLDAVQGVLSGVIRGCGRQHLAAYVNLATLYLIGLPISCLLGFKTNLQVKGLWIGLICGLVCQTGALLFFTWHANWSNLHLPLDTDRHRDQPIIV, from the exons ATGTTAGCAAGTAATAGTAACAACAGTTTCCATGACACTGCAACAACAATAACACCTCCTGTCTTATTAGGTAATAGAGAAGGAGGAGAAgatacacaacaacaacaagaacgaCATGAAAGTCCTCCTGTCTTATTAGGTAATAGAGAAGGAGGAGAAgatacacaacaacaacaacaagaacgaCATGAAAGTTGGTGGAAGGAAGCAAAGCGTCAACTATTGTTTTCACTACCCATGATTCTTACGAATCTGTTCTATAACTTAATCACTTTGGTTTCTGTAATGCTTGCTGGCCACCTTGGTAATCTTCAACTTGCTGGTTCCACTCTTGCTAACTCATGGTTCAGTGGCACTGGTGTCTCTCTCATG GTTGGATTAAGTGGGACACTAGAAACACTATGTGGGCAAGGATTTGGTGCAAAGGAATACCAAATGCTGGGAATTTATCTCCAATCCTCATGCATCAtatctcttgttttctccatcatCATATCCATGATTTGGTTCTACACACAACACATCTTAGTACTACTTCACCAATCCCAAGACATAGCAAAAACAGCAGCACTTTACTTGAAGTTCCTTTTCCCAGGCTTGTTTGCATATGGATTCTTGCAAAACATTCTTAGATTTCTTCAAACACAATCTGTTGTGACACCATTGGCTATTCTCTCAGCTATCCCATTGTTGATTCACATTGGCATTGCATATGCATTGGTTGAGAAGACAGGTTTGGGTTTTGTTGGTGCACCTATTTCGGCTTCTATTTCACTATGGATAGCTATTGTTTTGTTGGCTTTGTATGTTATGTTTGGAAAGAAGTTCAAGTTGACATGGAAAGGATTTTCTACTCAATCTTTTCATTATGTATTGCCAAGTCTCAAACTTGCTCTACCTTCTGCAGCAATGGTATG TTTGGAATATTGGGCTTTTGAAGTCTTGATTTTCTTAGCTGGACTAATGCCTGATTCAGAAATAACCACTTCCTTAATGGCAATATG TGCCAACACAGAATTCATTGCATCCATGATCACTTATGGTCTCAGTGCAGCTGCAAG TACCCGAGTTTCAAATGAACTAGGAGCCGGCCACCCAAATCGAGCGAATCGCGCTATGAGAGTGACTCTTACTCTCTCAGTTCTACTTGGTTTGTGCTTTGTTTTGACACTTGTGACTGGTCATAATATATGGATTCAAATGTTTAGTAGCAATTCTAAAATAAGAGAGGAGTTCGCTTCAATAACACCCTTACTTGCGATAGCCATATTACTAGATGCTGTCCAAGGTGTCTTATCAG GAGTGATTAGAGGATGTGGCAGGCAGCACTTGGCTGCATATGTCAACCTTGCAACTCTTTATCTCATTGGTTTACCAATATCATGTCTTCTGGGATTTAAGACTAATTTGCAAGTCAAg GGTTTATGGATAGGGTTGATTTGTGGGCTGGTTTGTCAAACTGGAGCACTATTATTTTTCACATGGCATGCCAATTGGTCCAACCTCCATCTCCCTCTAGACACAGATAGACACAGAGATCAACCGATTAttgtttaa